A section of the Thermodesulfobacteriota bacterium genome encodes:
- a CDS encoding NAD-dependent epimerase/dehydratase family protein gives GTLVLLEACKKLNRDARIVFSGTRGEYGTSVTLPVAEDHPTNPKGLYAVTNLAAEKMILVYSDIYKMRGACMRITNTYGPRHQMAHDEYGVLNWFIRKAIDDEPLPVFGDGMILRDYLYIDDLVECFLMTAASDKTYGDVFNVGSGVPISFRELAAAIVEAAGGGSYEFTEFTRERKEVEPGDYYTDISKIKRVVKWGPKTDMAEGLKRTIEFYREHREKYWNGPVEE, from the coding sequence GGGGACGCTGGTGCTCCTCGAGGCCTGCAAGAAGCTTAACAGGGACGCGCGGATAGTGTTCTCCGGCACCAGGGGCGAGTACGGCACGAGCGTCACGCTGCCCGTGGCCGAGGACCACCCCACCAACCCCAAGGGCCTTTACGCCGTCACCAACCTCGCCGCCGAGAAGATGATACTCGTCTACAGCGATATCTACAAGATGCGCGGGGCGTGCATGAGGATAACGAACACCTACGGACCCCGCCACCAGATGGCGCACGACGAGTACGGGGTGCTTAACTGGTTCATAAGAAAGGCCATAGACGACGAGCCGCTCCCGGTCTTCGGAGACGGGATGATACTCAGGGACTACCTCTATATAGACGACCTCGTCGAGTGTTTCCTCATGACGGCAGCGAGCGACAAAACCTACGGCGACGTCTTCAACGTCGGGAGCGGCGTGCCCATAAGTTTCAGGGAGCTTGCCGCGGCCATAGTCGAGGCCGCCGGAGGGGGGAGTTACGAGTTCACCGAGTTCACGCGCGAGAGAAAAGAGGTCGAGCCCGGCGACTACTACACCGACATATCGAAGATAAAGAGGGTCGTCAAGTGGGGTCCGAAGACCGATATGGCGGAGGGGCTAAAGCGGACCATAGAGTTCTACCGGGAGCACAGGGAAAAGTACTGGAACGGGCCGGTGGAAGAATGA
- a CDS encoding DegT/DnrJ/EryC1/StrS family aminotransferase: MKVEFLNLKAQHSALEKQFEKTFRNVLRKGRFVLGEEVESFEAEFADYCGTRYAVGVSSGTEALHLSLLALGIGRGDEVVTAPNTYIATALAISQTGARPVFVDVDEATGNLDPEKLRGFLKKRRRAPKAVIPVHLYGNPADMDGITRVARKYGMKVLEDACQAHGAYYNERRVGSIGDAGCFSFYPAKNLGALGDGGAVVTDSGKIFAKLKLLRNYGQPRKYHHVMKGFNGRLDELQAAFLRVKLKKLDKWNRERRKRARLYTDLLKGVAVTTPVELPGAAHVYHLYVIALAKRNALQKYLEKRGVGTALHYPVPVHLQKVYRDLGHKRGSFPVAERLSKRILSLPLYPELPLDDVKKVCRAIKKFYGAGGGAG, encoded by the coding sequence ATGAAGGTGGAGTTCTTAAACCTCAAGGCCCAGCACTCGGCCCTCGAGAAGCAGTTCGAGAAGACGTTCAGGAACGTTTTGAGGAAGGGCCGCTTCGTGCTCGGCGAAGAGGTCGAGAGTTTCGAGGCCGAGTTCGCCGACTACTGTGGCACGCGCTACGCCGTCGGCGTCTCCTCGGGGACCGAGGCCCTGCACCTTTCTCTGCTTGCGCTCGGCATAGGCCGGGGCGATGAGGTCGTGACCGCTCCGAACACGTATATTGCCACGGCGCTGGCGATATCCCAAACCGGGGCCCGCCCGGTCTTCGTCGACGTGGACGAGGCCACGGGGAACCTGGACCCCGAAAAGCTAAGGGGTTTTTTGAAGAAGAGACGGCGCGCGCCAAAGGCGGTAATCCCGGTGCACCTCTACGGCAACCCTGCCGATATGGACGGCATAACGCGTGTCGCGCGCAAGTACGGCATGAAGGTCCTGGAGGACGCCTGTCAGGCGCACGGGGCATACTATAATGAGAGGCGTGTCGGCTCTATCGGAGACGCGGGCTGCTTCAGCTTCTATCCGGCGAAGAACCTCGGCGCGCTCGGCGACGGGGGCGCGGTGGTTACTGACTCCGGAAAGATTTTTGCGAAACTGAAATTATTGAGGAACTACGGCCAGCCCAGGAAGTACCATCATGTAATGAAAGGCTTTAACGGAAGGCTCGACGAGTTGCAGGCCGCGTTCCTCCGGGTAAAGCTTAAGAAGCTCGACAAATGGAACCGGGAGAGGCGGAAGAGGGCACGGCTCTACACCGACCTCCTCAAGGGAGTTGCCGTAACCACGCCCGTTGAGCTTCCGGGGGCGGCCCACGTCTACCACCTCTACGTCATTGCCCTCGCTAAGCGTAACGCCCTTCAGAAATACCTTGAGAAGAGAGGCGTGGGCACCGCCTTACACTACCCCGTCCCCGTACACCTTCAGAAAGTTTATAGAGATCTCGGCCACAAAAGAGGGAGCTTTCCCGTGGCGGAAAGACTTTCGAAGCGGATACTCTCCCTTCCCCTTTACCCGGAGCTTCCCCTGGACGACGTTAAAAAGGTGTGCAGGGCGATAAAAAAGTTCTACGGCGCGGGCGGCGGCGCCGGGTGA
- a CDS encoding glycosyltransferase family 4 protein, with translation MKILHLYSDWKWTGPAEPVLHMCAGLAERGHDVVFAYRSPPPGFDETIEAFVKERGIKATSAFRLNRYFSVTDNLSDFVRLPRYITREGFDVVNVHLSHDHFIGGLAARLSSGKPVVIRTDHKREPLKATAGNRFMVGAFTDGLITFSEAAREEEISSFGLDGEMVARIPTVVDCERFDPSREFSDMRKELGIAADDMVVGVVARFQRYRRMETFFEAFSKAAAEVPNLKALLVGRSSHIDETVHKPIDKLGLEDKVIVPGYFTERYEDILAAMDIFVFLMAGSDGTGRAMREAMAMGKPVLASRTGMLPEMIEEGADGFVFDDAEQLSELMVRLAREKGLRISMGARGREKAVNDFSVGGQAAAIEGFYESLLERKKGSPR, from the coding sequence GTGAAGATACTGCATCTATACAGTGACTGGAAGTGGACCGGTCCGGCCGAGCCCGTGCTCCACATGTGCGCGGGGCTTGCCGAGAGGGGCCACGACGTGGTGTTCGCATACAGGAGCCCGCCCCCGGGCTTCGACGAGACCATAGAGGCGTTCGTAAAGGAGAGGGGGATAAAGGCCACCAGTGCCTTCAGGCTCAACAGATATTTTTCCGTTACCGATAACCTGAGCGACTTCGTACGTCTTCCGCGCTATATAACCCGTGAGGGTTTCGACGTGGTGAACGTCCACCTCTCTCACGACCACTTCATAGGGGGGCTCGCGGCCCGGCTTTCGTCGGGAAAGCCCGTAGTCATAAGGACCGACCATAAGCGCGAGCCGCTTAAGGCCACGGCCGGGAACAGGTTTATGGTCGGTGCTTTCACCGACGGCCTTATAACCTTCTCCGAGGCGGCAAGGGAAGAGGAGATATCCTCCTTCGGCCTCGACGGGGAGATGGTCGCCAGGATTCCCACCGTGGTGGACTGCGAGAGGTTCGACCCCTCGCGCGAGTTTTCCGACATGCGGAAGGAGCTCGGCATAGCCGCTGACGACATGGTCGTGGGGGTGGTGGCGAGGTTTCAGAGGTACAGGCGGATGGAGACCTTCTTTGAGGCGTTCTCAAAGGCGGCGGCGGAGGTGCCGAACTTGAAGGCCCTTCTCGTCGGGAGGAGCAGCCATATAGATGAAACGGTCCATAAGCCTATAGATAAGCTCGGGCTCGAGGATAAGGTCATAGTCCCCGGCTACTTCACCGAAAGGTATGAAGACATCCTGGCCGCCATGGACATCTTCGTCTTCCTCATGGCCGGTTCCGACGGTACGGGCAGGGCGATGCGGGAGGCAATGGCCATGGGGAAGCCGGTCCTTGCAAGCAGGACCGGCATGCTGCCGGAGATGATAGAGGAAGGCGCAGACGGTTTTGTCTTCGATGACGCGGAGCAGCTCTCGGAGCTTATGGTCCGGCTTGCCCGTGAGAAGGGTCTCAGGATCTCCATGGGAGCGCGGGGGAGAGAGAAGGCGGTCAATGATTTTTCCGTAGGCGGGCAGGCCGCGGCGATCGAGGGGTTCTACGAGAGTCTCCTCGAAAGGAAGAAGGGTTCCCCACGTTGA